A region of Culicoides brevitarsis isolate CSIRO-B50_1 chromosome 1, AGI_CSIRO_Cbre_v1, whole genome shotgun sequence DNA encodes the following proteins:
- the LOC134837124 gene encoding ELMO domain-containing protein 2, with protein MLNHYFNVVYLALRPLIKWFLHKFTRLCELQRLCYGIEAGAKRVKKVERSLELSRTPQLRNLRVHLDTTVEHGIDEVVFRSEITNRAVNTILLVKRINPKVHLTFPKSLGQCVDMIWGYRRLYHIVEEMRTEPYDEENEEHEKKLIELWDLLMTETPLESRVTKQWQDIGFQGDDPKTDFRGMGMLGLENLLYFARKYPGTARHLLSHSHHPHHGYTFAVVGINITNMAYRLFKNGDAKTHFYNLSDKFPRIENFHQFYCYLFFEFDRYWVEAKPKSIMEFSEVHRKFEHDILRALGNNKCLFKMNMSIENI; from the coding sequence atgcttaatcACTACTTCAATGTAGTTTATTTAGCATTACGACCTTTAATCAAGTGGTTCTTGCACAAATTCACGCGACTATGTGAACTCCAAAGGCTCTGCTATGGCATCGAAGCGGGCGCCAAGCGTGTGAAAAAGGTCGAACGAAGTCTCGAGTTGTCTCGAACGCCTCAACTTCGCAATTTACGAGTTCATCTCGATACGACAGTCGAACATGGCATCGATGAAGTCGTTTTTAGGTCTGAAATCACAAATCGTGCTGTCAACACAATCCTGCTAGTCAAACGAATCAACCCAAAGGTGCATTTAACGTTTCCCAAAAGTCTCGGGCAGTGCGTCGACATGATATGGGGATATCGTCGCTTGTATCACATCGTCGAAGAAATGCGAACGGAGCCATATGACGAAGAAAATGAGGAACACGAGAAGAAACTAATCGAGTTATGGGATCTTTTGATGACAGAAACCCCGCTCGAATCTCGCGTCACGAAACAATGGCAAGACATTGGCTTCCAAGGCGACGATCCAAAGACAGATTTTCGCGGCATGGGCATGTTAGGCTTGGAAAATCTTCTGTACTTTGCGAGAAAGTATCCCGGCACAGCGCGACATTTGCTCTCTCATTCGCATCATCCGCATCACGGCTACACATTTGCTGTTGTCGGCATCAATATCACCAATATGGCATATCGGTTGTTCAAAAATGGCGACGCGAAAAcgcatttttacaatttatccGATAAATTTCCGCGCATTGAGAATTTTCATCAGTTTTATTGCTATTTGTTCTTTGAATTTGATCGGTATTGGGTAGAAGCGAAGCCCAAAAGTATTATGGAGTTTAGCGAAGTGCACCGAAAATTTGAACATGACATCCTCAGGGCGTTAGGAAATAACAAATGTTTGTTCAAAATGAACATGTccatcgaaaatatttaa
- the LOC134829720 gene encoding protein maelstrom homolog isoform X2 — MPKKQPKNAYFFFMLEFKRHQEAMGRRFPGGMREVATAASEPWRSVSAREKQRFENMAKAHKEQDKKHGERYTSQGKSLSEVAREEEERKLREENKKKTIVKLIDDAVQDERLVDTPWYIMSFNYFTKEISHVKYYPAEVGITRFSIRKGITKKYHCLVNPGKLPLGHAFTAKDHGEKTHKLPVPPNALGESEFDTILVQILEFFTEERSSRDAAFPVFVNDPEMEMCESILRDFCEKSELEFDLVKVLPLTFFFQKLVAAVFKVYCDEESKFSFAIAQSHLERDAYDYHRGNGCQLHEVDDVNPHCALSRPTRWAYYIIDQTIGITGGRKRAGYHYPKGCIIDDDDNDSDSDASEDEKPETIISKTETRDIYGEGLMTDTERFTEISDIKVCKKEFSDDELTTTEVLTRGKRENDTLSTFSSKLEQVRRANNPRPRYDYETDTTLASRFEDERSYARQVNMNNTSRSTNPFHEDNFPSLGESFGKKVPNPLSYRQFDVDSDTSDQSEDRVKFAGNRFQRRRDDR, encoded by the exons ATGCCGAAGAAACAACCGAAAAACGCCTATTTCTTCTTCATGTTAGAATTCAAGCGTCATCAAGAAGCGATGGGAAG ACGATTCCCGGGCGGCATGCGCGAAGTAGCAACTGCCGCTTCAGAGCCATGGCGTTCGGTAAGTGCCCGCGAGAAACAACGCTTCGAAAATATGGCAAAAGCGCACAAGGAACAGGACAAAAAGCATGGCGAACGGTACACTTCACAGGGAAAATCGTTGTCGGAAGTTGCTCGCGAGGAAGAGGAACGAAAATTACGcgaagaaaataagaaaaaaacgatTGTGAAGCTAATTGACGACGCCGTACAAGACGAac GTCTTGTTGACACGCCTTGGTACATTATGAGCTtcaattatttcacaaaagaGATCTCACATGTCAAATATTACCCGGCGGAAGTCGGAATTACGCGTTTTTCCATCCGCAAAGGCATTACAAAGAAGTATCATTGTCTCGTGAATCCGGGAAAACTTCCCTTGGGTCATGCTTTTACCGCGAAAGATCATGGGGAGAAGACCCACAAGTTGCCCGTGCCTCCAAATGCTTTGGGAGAGTCCGAATTCGACACAATTTTGGTGCAAATTCTCGAATTTTTCACGGAAGAACGTTCGTCGCGCGACGCAGCCTTTCCCGTGTTCGTCAATGACCCGGAAATGGAGATGTGCGAGTCAATTTTGCGTGATTTCTGCGAAAAAAGCGAGTTGGAGTTCGATTTGGTCAAAGTTCTGCCACTTACGTTCTTCTTCCAAAAATTAGTAGCAGCCGTGTTCAAAGTTTACTGCGACGAAGAGTCAAAATTCTCGTTTGCCATCGCACAATCGCATCTGGAACGCGACGCCTACGACTATCATCGCGGCAACGGATGCCAATTGCACGAAGTCGACGACGTAAATCCACATTGCGCCTTATCTCGACCCACAAGATGGGCTTATTACATCATCGATCAAACCATTGGCATCACGGGAGGTCGCAAACGTGCCGGATATCACTATCCAAAGGGTTGCATCatcgatgacgacgacaacgatagCGATTCTGATGCTTCGGAAGACGAAAAACCCGAAACAATTATCAGCAAAACGGAAACTCGTGACATCTACGGCGAAGGATTGATGACCGACACCGAACGTTTTACCGAAATTTCCGATATTAAAGTTTGCAAGAAGGAATTTAGTGATGACGAGTTGACGACGACGGAGGTTTTGACACGCGGAAAACGTGAAAACGACACTTTGTCGACTTTTAGCTCGAAACTTGAACAAGTTCGACGTGCTAATAATCCGAGACCAAGATATGATTACGAAACGGATACGACATTGGCATCGAGATTCGAGGATGAACGTTCGTATGCGAGACAAGTGAATATGAACAACACAAGTCGCTCGACAAATCCATTCCATGAAGATAATTTTCCGTCTCTCGGCGAGAGTTTTGGGAAAAAAGTTCCGAATCCGTTGAGTTATCGGCAATTCGATGTCGATTCAGATACAAGTGATCAGTCGGAGGATCGTGTTAAGTTTGCAG
- the LOC134829720 gene encoding protein maelstrom homolog isoform X3, which produces MPKKQPKNAYFFFMLEFKRHQEAMGRRFPGGMREVATAASEPWRSVSAREKQRFENMAKAHKEQDKKHGERYTSQGKSLSEVAREEEERKLREENKKKTIVKLIDDAVQDERLVDTPWYIMSFNYFTKEISHVKYYPAEVGITRFSIRKGITKKYHCLVNPGKLPLGHAFTAKDHGEKTHKLPVPPNALGESEFDTILVQILEFFTEERSSRDAAFPVFVNDPEMEMCESILRDFCEKSELEFDLVKVLPLTFFFQKLVAAVFKVYCDEESKFSFAIAQSHLERDAYDYHRGNGCQLHEVDDVNPHCALSRPTRWAYYIIDQTIGITGGRKRAGYHYPKGCIIDDDDNDSDSDASEDEKPETIISKTETRDIYGEGLMTDTERFTEISDIKVCKKEFSDDELTTTEVLTRGKRENDTLSTFSSKLEQVRRANNPRPRYDYETDTTLASRFEDERSYARQEIAFNVVVMIVNILDFKS; this is translated from the exons ATGCCGAAGAAACAACCGAAAAACGCCTATTTCTTCTTCATGTTAGAATTCAAGCGTCATCAAGAAGCGATGGGAAG ACGATTCCCGGGCGGCATGCGCGAAGTAGCAACTGCCGCTTCAGAGCCATGGCGTTCGGTAAGTGCCCGCGAGAAACAACGCTTCGAAAATATGGCAAAAGCGCACAAGGAACAGGACAAAAAGCATGGCGAACGGTACACTTCACAGGGAAAATCGTTGTCGGAAGTTGCTCGCGAGGAAGAGGAACGAAAATTACGcgaagaaaataagaaaaaaacgatTGTGAAGCTAATTGACGACGCCGTACAAGACGAac GTCTTGTTGACACGCCTTGGTACATTATGAGCTtcaattatttcacaaaagaGATCTCACATGTCAAATATTACCCGGCGGAAGTCGGAATTACGCGTTTTTCCATCCGCAAAGGCATTACAAAGAAGTATCATTGTCTCGTGAATCCGGGAAAACTTCCCTTGGGTCATGCTTTTACCGCGAAAGATCATGGGGAGAAGACCCACAAGTTGCCCGTGCCTCCAAATGCTTTGGGAGAGTCCGAATTCGACACAATTTTGGTGCAAATTCTCGAATTTTTCACGGAAGAACGTTCGTCGCGCGACGCAGCCTTTCCCGTGTTCGTCAATGACCCGGAAATGGAGATGTGCGAGTCAATTTTGCGTGATTTCTGCGAAAAAAGCGAGTTGGAGTTCGATTTGGTCAAAGTTCTGCCACTTACGTTCTTCTTCCAAAAATTAGTAGCAGCCGTGTTCAAAGTTTACTGCGACGAAGAGTCAAAATTCTCGTTTGCCATCGCACAATCGCATCTGGAACGCGACGCCTACGACTATCATCGCGGCAACGGATGCCAATTGCACGAAGTCGACGACGTAAATCCACATTGCGCCTTATCTCGACCCACAAGATGGGCTTATTACATCATCGATCAAACCATTGGCATCACGGGAGGTCGCAAACGTGCCGGATATCACTATCCAAAGGGTTGCATCatcgatgacgacgacaacgatagCGATTCTGATGCTTCGGAAGACGAAAAACCCGAAACAATTATCAGCAAAACGGAAACTCGTGACATCTACGGCGAAGGATTGATGACCGACACCGAACGTTTTACCGAAATTTCCGATATTAAAGTTTGCAAGAAGGAATTTAGTGATGACGAGTTGACGACGACGGAGGTTTTGACACGCGGAAAACGTGAAAACGACACTTTGTCGACTTTTAGCTCGAAACTTGAACAAGTTCGACGTGCTAATAATCCGAGACCAAGATATGATTACGAAACGGATACGACATTGGCATCGAGATTCGAGGATGAACGTTCGTATGCGAGACAA
- the LOC134832423 gene encoding actin-related protein 2/3 complex subunit 3-like yields the protein MPAYHSQIKDFPSAIGNLALLPLRTQYRGPAPAANAEQDIIDEALYYFKANVFFRTYEVKSEVDRVLIYVTLYISECLKKLQRCSNKAQAQQEMYTLAISKFDIPGDKTFPLNTVYAKPRDATEADLMRQYILQLRQETGLRVAEKAFGADGKPNKWWLCFAKKKFMDKSLSGPGQ from the exons atgcCT GCTTATCACTCCCAGATCAAAGATTTTCCATCTGCCATCGGAAATTTGGCTCTTTTGCCACTGAGGACACAATATCGCGGTCCCGCACCTGCAGCAAATGCCGAACAGGACATTATCGACGAGGCCCTTTACTACTTCAAAGCAAATGTTTTCTTCCGCACGTACGAAGTGAAG tcggAAGTGGATCGCGTGCTTATTTACGTGACTTTGTACATCAGCGAGTGCTTAAAAAAGCTCCAACGATGCTCAAACAAGGCTCAAGCTCAGCAAGAAATGTACACATTGGCAATTTCCAAGTTTGATATCCCCGGCGACAAGACATTCCCGCTGAATACGGTTTATGCGAAGCCTCGCGACGCCACAGAGGCGGATTTGATGCGACAATACATCTTGCAGTTGCGTCAGGAGACGGGATTGAGAGTTGCGGAGAAGGCATTCGGCGCCGACGGCAAACCGAATAAATGGTGGTTGTGTTTTGCGAAGAAAAAGTTCATGGATAAGTCGTTATCAGGTCCGGGAcagtaa
- the LOC134832412 gene encoding probable mitochondrial glutathione transporter SLC25A40: MSLPHFDRDDPRFRITPLQQCVSSCTGAMITSLLMTPFDVVKTRLQVQQKVLASNKCFVFCNGLMDHLCPCYPNGEKPRLHFTGTMDAFVKISHYEGVRSLWSGLSPTLVLALPTTVLYFVAYEQFRLRFKKFDIEKLGGNRDQLSFWVPLASGSAARVLSVTCVSPLELIRTKMQSQKLSFMEVGTALRQMVRETGVIGLWKGLFPTILRDVPFSAIYWTSYETCKRTCNVTDPTFGFSFVSGAFSGCIAAMLTVPFDVVKTHQQIEFGEKVLYTDKPGKSPGVFETLSKIFRNSGVKGLFAGIVPRLIKVAPACAIMISSFEFGKTFFYQHNVKKHYQKSTSDPLGY; the protein is encoded by the exons ATGTCATTACCGCACTTTGACAGAGATGATCCGCGATTTCGCATAACTCCGCTACAG caatgcGTTTCGTCATGCACGGGCGCTATGATCACGTCGCTGTTGATGACTCCCTTTGACGTTGTGAAAACTCGTCTTCAGGTCCAGCAAAAAGTACTTGCTTCGAACAAATGTTTCGTCTTTTGCAACGGATTAATGGATCACCTGTGTCCCTGTTACCCGAATGGCGAAAAGCCGCGTCTCCATTTCACCGGCACGATGGAtgcttttgtcaaaatttcacattATGAGGGTGTCAGGTCACTCTGGAGCGGCTTAAGTCCTACTTTGGTGTTGGCGCTTCCAACGACAGTCCTGTATTTCGTGGCTTACGAGCAATTCCGATTGCGATTCAAGAAGTTTGACATCGAAAAATTGGGCGGAAATCGTGATCAGTTGTCTTTTTGGGTGCCATTGGCATCCGGATCAGCAGCTCGAGTGTTATCTGTGACGTGTGTGAGTCCCTTGGAGCTAATAAGAACAAAAATGCAATCACAAAAACTGAGTTTTATGGAAGTTGGGACGGCTTTGAGACAAATGGTGCGCGAAACGGGCGTCATTGGCTTATGGAAAGGACTTTTTCCGACAATTTTGAGAGATGTTCCGTTCTCGGCGATATATTGGACGTCGTATGAGACATGTAAACGCACATGCAACGTCACAGATCCCACATTTGGCTTCAGTTTTGTGAGCGGAGCCTTTTCGGGATGCATCGCAGCAATGTTAACTGTGCCCTTTGACGTCGTCAAAACCCATCAACAGATCGAATTTGGCGAAAAAGTGTTGTACACCGACAAACCGGGCAAATCTCCGGGCGTTTTCGAAACTTTGAGCAAAATTTTCCGTAATTCCGGCGTAAAAGGACTTTTTGCCGGCATTGTGCCGCGATTGATAAAGGTCGCTCCCGCTTGTGCCATCATGATTTCGTCGTTCGAGTTCGGAAAGACCTTTTTCTATCAGCACAACGTGAAGAAACATTACCAAAAATCGACGTCAGACCCCTTAGGTTACtag